In the Bacillus shivajii genome, one interval contains:
- a CDS encoding (Fe-S)-binding protein, whose amino-acid sequence MKVSLFLTCLADVVYPASVGRSTVELLEKLGCEVDFPKKQTCCGQPAFNSGFHKESKEVAKHMIETFKASDYVVSPSGSCTTMLHEYPKLFEDDPMWKERAEALVKKSFELTQFIVDVLKVEDVSAQFPAKVTYHSSCHMTRLLGVKEAPVKLLENVEGLIFTELPNKQQCCGFGGTFSVKMMPISEQMVDEKVQHIDETEADVLVGSDLGCLMNIGGRIERKGKQIKVMHIAEVLNSQG is encoded by the coding sequence ATGAAAGTTTCATTGTTTTTAACGTGTCTTGCAGATGTTGTTTATCCAGCCTCTGTCGGTAGAAGTACTGTGGAACTGTTGGAGAAGCTAGGGTGTGAAGTCGATTTTCCAAAGAAACAAACGTGCTGTGGTCAGCCTGCCTTTAATAGTGGCTTCCATAAAGAATCGAAGGAAGTGGCCAAACATATGATCGAAACATTTAAAGCATCTGACTATGTTGTTTCACCATCAGGATCCTGTACGACGATGCTTCACGAGTATCCGAAATTATTCGAAGATGACCCGATGTGGAAAGAGCGAGCAGAAGCTCTTGTAAAAAAATCGTTTGAGCTAACACAATTTATCGTAGACGTCCTAAAGGTAGAAGACGTAAGTGCTCAGTTTCCTGCTAAAGTGACATATCATTCGTCATGTCATATGACGAGACTATTAGGCGTAAAAGAAGCACCAGTCAAACTTTTAGAAAATGTAGAAGGTCTCATTTTTACGGAGCTTCCGAACAAACAACAATGTTGCGGATTTGGAGGAACATTTTCTGTAAAAATGATGCCGATTTCTGAACAAATGGTCGATGAAAAAGTTCAACATATCGATGAAACAGAAGCTGATGTGTTAGTTGGTTCAGATTTAGGCTGTTTAATGAACATTGGTGGTCGTATTGAACGTAAAGGAAAACAGATCAAAGTGATGCACATTGCAGAAGTGTTAAATAGTCAAGGTTGA
- a CDS encoding LutB/LldF family L-lactate oxidation iron-sulfur protein, translated as MGIKIGNDKFFDRVEKGINDSFMRNAVVEAQGRLEGRKTETTEELGNWEEWRDLSEEIRQHTLENLDYYLDQFAENVAKQGGHVFFAENAEEANDYITEVVSKKKAKNVIKSKSMVTEEIGMNDALTDIGCNVVESDLGEWILQLDDHDPPSHIVVPALHKNKEQIRDTFKDKRKYDQTSDPTELAQFAREQLRKDFLSAEVGITGCNFAVAESGSVSLVTNEGNARMATTLPKTQITVMGMERIVPTWKELDILVSMLCRSAVGQKLTSYITGLTPSKEEGEVDGPEDFHVVIVDNGRSKILGTKFQSALQCIRCAACINVCPVYRHVGGHSYGSIYPGPIGAVLTPLLEGYDDHKELPYASTLCAACTEACPVKIPLHELLVEHRREIVEREGKTSFGEKLAMKGYAYAASNPTLYQLGSKSAPSMINATRGGEGKGPGPVKLWTQIRNLPENKGESFRKWFENRGQGGDN; from the coding sequence ATGGGGATAAAGATCGGTAATGATAAGTTTTTCGACCGAGTGGAAAAAGGGATTAATGACTCGTTTATGCGTAACGCAGTCGTTGAAGCACAAGGACGTCTTGAAGGAAGAAAGACAGAAACTACAGAAGAACTAGGAAATTGGGAAGAGTGGCGAGACCTTTCAGAAGAGATTCGACAGCATACGTTAGAAAACTTAGATTACTATTTAGATCAATTTGCTGAAAACGTTGCCAAACAAGGCGGACATGTATTTTTTGCAGAAAATGCTGAAGAAGCAAATGATTATATTACAGAGGTTGTTAGTAAGAAAAAAGCTAAAAATGTCATTAAATCGAAATCAATGGTCACTGAAGAGATTGGTATGAACGATGCACTAACTGACATTGGTTGTAATGTTGTTGAATCAGATCTTGGAGAATGGATTTTACAATTAGATGATCATGATCCTCCTTCACATATTGTTGTTCCAGCACTCCACAAAAACAAAGAACAAATCCGCGATACATTTAAAGATAAGAGGAAATATGATCAAACATCGGACCCAACGGAGCTAGCTCAATTTGCACGTGAACAGTTACGTAAAGATTTTTTATCAGCAGAAGTTGGAATTACAGGCTGTAACTTTGCTGTTGCTGAATCAGGATCTGTTTCACTTGTTACAAATGAAGGAAATGCGAGGATGGCAACGACATTACCAAAAACGCAAATTACTGTGATGGGAATGGAACGAATTGTCCCAACGTGGAAAGAGCTTGATATATTAGTTAGTATGCTTTGTCGCAGTGCAGTTGGTCAAAAGCTGACTAGTTATATTACAGGTTTAACTCCTTCAAAAGAAGAAGGGGAAGTTGATGGTCCAGAAGACTTCCACGTTGTAATTGTCGATAATGGGCGCTCCAAGATTCTCGGTACAAAGTTTCAAAGTGCGTTGCAATGTATCCGCTGTGCAGCGTGTATAAATGTTTGTCCAGTATATCGCCATGTAGGTGGTCATTCATACGGCTCAATCTACCCCGGACCAATTGGTGCGGTATTAACACCCTTATTGGAAGGGTATGATGATCACAAAGAGCTGCCATATGCGTCAACGTTATGTGCAGCATGTACTGAAGCGTGTCCGGTAAAAATTCCGCTCCACGAATTGTTAGTTGAGCACCGCCGTGAAATCGTTGAAAGAGAAGGGAAGACAAGTTTCGGTGAAAAGCTTGCGATGAAAGGTTATGCCTATGCTGCAAGTAACCCTACTCTTTATCAATTAGGTTCTAAGTCAGCTCCGTCAATGATTAATGCAACAAGAGGTGGAGAAGGAAAAGGTCCAGGTCCTGTAAAGTTATGGACACAAATTCGTAATTTACCTGAAAATAAAGGAGAAAGCTTTAGAAAATGGTTTGAGAACCGTGGGCAAGGGGGAGACAATTAA